CGGCGCGATCGGCCTCGCCGTGGCGCTCGGCGGCGTCCTGTTCCTCCTGTTCCACGCCGATCCGCTGGCCGCCTATCTCGCCCTGATCTCCAGCGCCTTCCTCGAGTGGCGCGGCTTCGGCTACACCCTGGTGCAGGCGACGCCGCTGATCTTGGTCAGCCTCGGCACCATCGTCGCCTGGCGGTCGGGCTTCATCTATCTCGGCTTCGAGGGCGCGCTGGTCGTCGCCGCGGCGGCCGCGACCGCCGTCGCCCTGGCCGCCGGCCCGGGCGGTCCGCTCGCCGCCCTGCCCGGCCCCGGCGTGATCGCGCTCGCGCTCCTGGCCGGAGCCGCCGCCGGCATGGCCTGGTCGATGATCGTGGCGCTGCTGCAGGTGCGCACCGGCGGCAATGCCGTCCTCCTGGCGCTGATGACCAATTACCTCGCCGTCCTGCTGGTCCAGTTCCTGGTCTCCGGCCCGATGCGGGCCGCTGGCGACCAGCCGCAGACAGCCCTGATCGACCGCGCCTTCTGGCTGCCGATCGTCATCGAGGGCACGCGGGCCCATGCCGGCATCCTGATCGCCCTCGTGCTGGCGATCGCGGTCTTCCTGCTGATGGAGAAGACGGCCGCCGGCTTCGAGCTTGTCGCGGCTGGGCTCAATCCGCGGGCGGCGCGCTATGGCGGCATCGACGTCGACCGCCGCATCCTGCTCGCCGCCATTATCGCCGGGGCGCTGGCGGGCCTGGCCGGGGCGATCGACATCCTCGGCGTGCACCACCGCCTGCTCGACGGCCTGTCCCAGGGAACCGGCTTCGTCGGCATCGTAGCGGCACTGCTCGGCCGCATGACCGTGCCCGGCTCGGTCGTGGCCTCGCTGCTCTATAGCGGCCTCACCGTTGGCGCCGAGGCGACGCAGCGCCATACCGGCCTGCCCTCGGCGGTGATCCAGGTGGTCCAGGCCCTGATCGTGCTTTGCCTGCTCGGCGCCGAGATCCTGCGCAGCCATCGCCTGGCGCTGGTCCGCTCCCGTCCGCCGCGAGGCGCCGCATGAGCACCGCCGTCGACCTCGCCTTCCTCACGACCTGGCTCGCCGCGGGCGTGCGCCTCTCCGGCCCGCTGCTGCTCGCCGCCCTGGGCGAGATCTATGCCGAGCGCTCCGGCGTGGTGAATGTCGGCGTCGAGGGCACGATCCTGCTCGGCGCGCTGGCGAGCTATCTCGTCGCCGTCTCGACCGGCAGCCCGGCGCTGGGGCTGCTCGCCGCCATGGCCGCGGCGCTCGCCGCCAGCCTGTTCCTCGGCCTGTTCTACGTCGTCGTCCAGGCCAACCAGGTGGTGGTCGGCGTCGTCTTCAACATCCTGGCGCTTGGTCTCGCCAGCGTCATCTACCGGGCGGCGACGGGCGACACGCCGCAATTTTCCAGCACGCCGATGATCGAGCCTCTCGCCATTCCCGGCCTGGCCGACCTGCCGGTCGCCGGCCCGGTCCTGTTCCAGCAATCGCCGATGCTCTACGCCACCCTGGCGCTCGCCCTCGTCGGCGGGGTCGTGCTGTTCCGCACCCGCTTCGGGCTCAACCTGCGCGCCGTCGGCGAGAATCCCCGGGCCGCCGCCGCGGCCGGCCTCAGGGTGACGCGCATGCGCCTTGTCGGCGTGCTGCTCTCCGGCCTCGGCGCAGGCCTCGCCGGCGGCTATCTCGTGCTCTGCCAGATCGGCCTGTTCCGCGAGACCATCGTCGCCGGCCGGGGCTTCATCGCGCTCGCCATCGTCATCCTCGGGCGCTGGAACCCGTTCGCGGCGATCGCGGCGGCCTTCGCCTTCGGCGCGGCGGACGCGCTCGGCCTGTCGATGCAGCTCCTCGCCCTGCCGGTGCCGCCGCAGCTCTTCATCGCCCTGCCCTACCTGATGACCGTCATCGCCATCTCGGGCCTGTTCGGGCGGGCGCGCAGCCCGGCGGCCCTGATGCAGCCCTACCGGGACGAATGACCATGATGTCGAGAAGGGAGTTCTCCGCATGCTGATGCACCAGCTCATCCGCGACGGCGCCGCGCGCCGTCCCGACCGCGTCTGCTTTCGCTGGGTGGACCGCGACCGCGCCCTGACCTTCGTCCAGGCGGCCGAGGCGATCGAGGCCGCCGCCGGCATGCTGCACCATCTCGGCATCGGCAAGGGCGACCGCGTCACCATCTTCGCCCATAACGGCATGGACTATCTCGTCTCGATGTTCGCCTGCTGGCGGATCGGCGCCATCTCGGCGCTGGTCAACGTCAAGTTCGCCGACGAGCTCGACTATTACTTCGCCGACCACACGCCCTCGGTGGTGATCTACACCCACGACATGGGCGAGGCAGTGCGCCGCGCCGCGGCAAAGCTCACCCCCCTCCCGCGCCTCGTCTGCATGGACGGCCCACAGGACGGCGCCGAGAGCCTGCCGGAGCTGATGGCGGCCGGCTTCGCGCCGCCGCCCGATCCCGCGGACGAGACGGCGATCGCCCATCTCTCCTACACCTCCGGCACCACCGGCCGGCCCAAGGGCGCCTGCCTCGCCCACGAGCCGACCATGCGGGCCACCAGCTGCATCGCCGAGCGCCTGCGGATCACGGCCGAGGACGTCTCCTTCGGGCCGACGGCCCTGTCGAGCTCCTACCAGCTCGTCGGCAACCTGCTGGCGCCGCTGCGCCGGGGCGCCACGGTGAACGTGATGGGGCGTTGGACGGCAGAGAGCGGCTTCGAGGCGCTGGAGCGGACGCAGGCCACCCTGCTCGTCGCCAATCCCACCCTTCTCACCGACGTGCTGGAGGCCGCCCGCGCCCGCGGCGGGCCGCCGAAGACGCTGCGCCTCGGCATGTCCGGCGGCGGTCCCGTGCCGCCGGTGCTGAAGCGGGCCTGGCGCGACGAGCTCGGGCTGCCGCTGGTCGAAAGCTACGGCCAGAGCGAGCTCGGCGGCTTCGTCGCGCTGGGCGAGCCCGTCCTGCTGCCGGACGAGGCGCTCGGGGCCGTCGGACGCCCGCTGCCGGACAAGGATGTCCGCATCCAGGACGCCGAGGGCCGCGAGGTGCCGCCGGGCGAGCTCGGCGAGATCTGCCTCGCCGGCGGCTTCATGGTCGGCTATTGGGGCCGGCCGGAAAAGACGGCCGAGACGCTGCGCGGCGGCTTCCTCCACACCGGCGATGCCGGCACCATGGCCGCCGACGGCACCGTGACGATGCGAGGGCGCTTCGCCGAGCTCATCACCGTCGCCGGCCGCACCTGGTTCCCGCGCGATATCGAGGAGGCGCTCGCCGCCGAGGGCGGCGTGCGCGAGGCGGCGGTGGTCGGCCTGCCGGACGCGGCGCTCGGCGAGCGGCCGGTCGCTTTCGTCACCGGCGAGGCCGGCCTCGATCCGGCGGGGCTGAAGGCCGCCATCGCCCCGCGCCTCGGCTACGACCTCACGCCGCTCGCCATCCGCCGCATCGAGGCCTTCCCGATGACGCCGACCGGCAAGATCGCCAAGGCCGAGCTGCGCGCTGCCGCGCTGGCAGGCGCCTGAGACGGAGGAAGCCATGACCATCGAACGCAACATCGCCCGGATGACCTGGCCGGAGGTCCGCGACCTCGACAAGACCGAGGCCGCGCTGGTGCTGCCGCTCGGCTCGCTCGAGCAGCACGGGCCGCACCTGACCGTCGACACCGACCTGTATTTTTCCGATCGCTTCCTCGACCTCGCCCTGGAACGGCTCCCCGACGCGGTCAAGGTCTACCGGCTGCCGATCCTGCCGATCTCGAAGTCGAACGAGCATGCCGGCTTCCCCGGCTCGTTCTGGCTCTCGGCCGCGACGCTGACGGCGGTGGTGCAGGACATC
This portion of the Labrys wisconsinensis genome encodes:
- a CDS encoding ABC transporter permease; this translates as MRLVLTRRLAPLDGPLAFAALYAGAIGLAVALGGVLFLLFHADPLAAYLALISSAFLEWRGFGYTLVQATPLILVSLGTIVAWRSGFIYLGFEGALVVAAAAATAVALAAGPGGPLAALPGPGVIALALLAGAAAGMAWSMIVALLQVRTGGNAVLLALMTNYLAVLLVQFLVSGPMRAAGDQPQTALIDRAFWLPIVIEGTRAHAGILIALVLAIAVFLLMEKTAAGFELVAAGLNPRAARYGGIDVDRRILLAAIIAGALAGLAGAIDILGVHHRLLDGLSQGTGFVGIVAALLGRMTVPGSVVASLLYSGLTVGAEATQRHTGLPSAVIQVVQALIVLCLLGAEILRSHRLALVRSRPPRGAA
- a CDS encoding ABC transporter permease, giving the protein MSTAVDLAFLTTWLAAGVRLSGPLLLAALGEIYAERSGVVNVGVEGTILLGALASYLVAVSTGSPALGLLAAMAAALAASLFLGLFYVVVQANQVVVGVVFNILALGLASVIYRAATGDTPQFSSTPMIEPLAIPGLADLPVAGPVLFQQSPMLYATLALALVGGVVLFRTRFGLNLRAVGENPRAAAAAGLRVTRMRLVGVLLSGLGAGLAGGYLVLCQIGLFRETIVAGRGFIALAIVILGRWNPFAAIAAAFAFGAADALGLSMQLLALPVPPQLFIALPYLMTVIAISGLFGRARSPAALMQPYRDE
- a CDS encoding class I adenylate-forming enzyme family protein, with the translated sequence MLMHQLIRDGAARRPDRVCFRWVDRDRALTFVQAAEAIEAAAGMLHHLGIGKGDRVTIFAHNGMDYLVSMFACWRIGAISALVNVKFADELDYYFADHTPSVVIYTHDMGEAVRRAAAKLTPLPRLVCMDGPQDGAESLPELMAAGFAPPPDPADETAIAHLSYTSGTTGRPKGACLAHEPTMRATSCIAERLRITAEDVSFGPTALSSSYQLVGNLLAPLRRGATVNVMGRWTAESGFEALERTQATLLVANPTLLTDVLEAARARGGPPKTLRLGMSGGGPVPPVLKRAWRDELGLPLVESYGQSELGGFVALGEPVLLPDEALGAVGRPLPDKDVRIQDAEGREVPPGELGEICLAGGFMVGYWGRPEKTAETLRGGFLHTGDAGTMAADGTVTMRGRFAELITVAGRTWFPRDIEEALAAEGGVREAAVVGLPDAALGERPVAFVTGEAGLDPAGLKAAIAPRLGYDLTPLAIRRIEAFPMTPTGKIAKAELRAAALAGA